From the Limanda limanda chromosome 2, fLimLim1.1, whole genome shotgun sequence genome, one window contains:
- the LOC133015997 gene encoding E3 ubiquitin-protein ligase TRIM11-like, giving the protein MARCGVVKPCRGNVTVQDETESLPAVIDTSSSLSAVEMSFAAGGEEDLPSPFADIPALIHDHSYLPVRFDGLVDNALVYISGFVVRRALKKLSCDFCHASLVTDAASAIKDQSYHLLSLRNNGGLVIPSEGTVRVVRAAEWVIRQASSSFTRSQPIKLLEVMYIVRKRIWSEDVFVLGEHISDTQYGIDSHHHTLLTRSCRLRGSRLQRFRAGATTVHTHIRGRAVDLPALLRARRERFSCLICVDLLKDPVTTVCGHSYCKSCINTQWDKEEERGSYSCPQCRQTFTPRPVLETSTMLAASLEELKKTGLQAAPADHCYLCSVDEHKDHDTVTAAGERTERQRELGPRRQTIQQRVQDTEKDVKLLQQEEKAVNGSADKAVKASEEIFTELIRLLEERSSDVEQQIRSQQETEVSRVGELQERLEQEITELKRKDNELKQLSETEDYNQLLHNYPSLSPLSESTHSSNIRARPLRDFEDVTAAVSQVRGRLQDILSETGTKILQIVSKVDVLLRQPEPETRADFFKYSQEITMDSNTVNGHLLLSAGNRKVTRICKKQSYSNHPDRFFYWPQVLSRESLTGRCYWEVEVGGREAVGVAVTYKNIRRAGDSGECRFGDNDKSCSLYCEGNSYSFFCNSIWTRVSGPWSSRVGVYLDHSAGVLSFYSVSDTMTLLHRVQTTFTQPLYAGVRVYDGSTADFCKLK; this is encoded by the exons ATGGCCCGGTGTGGAGTTGTCAAGCCATGCAGAGGAAATGTGACAGTGCAGGATGAGACAGAGTCCCTACCAGCGGTCATTGACACCTCATCAAGCCTGTCAGCTGTAGAAATGTCCtttgcagcaggaggagaagaagatctTCCATCCCCGTTTGCGGACATTCCTGCCCTTATCCATGACCACAGCTACCTTCCTGTCCGCTTCGATGGTCTTGTGGACAACGCTCTTGTGTACATTTCAG GATTTGTTGTGCGACGGGCACTGAAGAAGCTGTCCTGTGATTTCTGCCATGCCAGCCTGGTGACAGACGCTGCATCTGCCATCAAGGACCAGAGCTACCACCTGCTGTCTCTAAGAAACAATGGAGGCCTGGTGATTCCATCAGAGGGCACAGTGAGGGTCGTCAGGGCAGCAGAGTGGGTCATTCGCCAGGCATCATCGAGTTTCACACGATCACAGCCAATCAAACTGCTGGAGGTCATGTACATTGTGCGGAAGAGGATCTGGTCAGaggatgtgtttgtgcttgGGGAGCACATCAGCGACACGCAGTATGGTATAGACAGCCACCACCATACGCTGCTTAC GCGGAGCTGTCGACTCCGAGGGTCTCGCTTGCAGAGGTTTCGTGCCGGGGCGAccaccgtgcacacacacatccgagGCCGTGCTGTAGACCTGCCAGCCCTCCTCCGAGCCCGG agagaaagattctcctgtttgatctgtgtggatctgctgaaggatccggtgactactgtctgtggacacagctactgtaagagctgtattaacacccaatgggacaaagaggaggagagaggaagctacagctgtcctcagtgtagacagaccttcacaccgaggcctgtcctggagacaagcaccatgttagctgcttcactggaggagctgaagaagactggactccaagctgctcctgctgatca ctgttatctctgctctgtggatgaacataaagaccacgacacagttacagctgcaggagaaaggactgagaggcagagagaactCGGGccgaggagacaaacaatccagcagagagtccaggacacagagaaagacgtgaagctgcttcaacaggaggagaaggccgtcaatggctctgctgataaagcagtgaaggccagtgaggagatcttcactgagctgatccgtctgctggaggaaagaagctctgatgtggagcagcagatcagatcccagcaggaaactgaagtgagtcgagttggagagcttcaggagagactggagcaggagatcactgagctgaagaggaaagacaatgaactgaagcagctctcagaaaCAGAGGAttacaaccagcttctacacaactacccctcactgtcaccactcagtgaatctacacactcatctaACATCAGGGcccgtcctctgagggactttgaggacgttACAGcggctgtgtcacaggtcagaggtcgactgcaggacattctgagtgagacagggacaaagattttacagattgtgtctaaagtggatgttttactgcgacaaccagagccagagaccagagctgacttcttcaaatattcacaggaaatcacaatgGATTCAAACACAGTAAACGGACATCTATTATTATCTgcgggaaacagaaaagtaacacgtATATGTAAAAaacagtcttattctaatcacccagacagattcttttattggcctcaggtcctgagtagagagagtctgactggacgttgttactgggaggtggaggtgggggggagagaagcagttggtgtagcagtcacatacaagaatatcagaagagcaggagaCTCAGGTGAATGTAGATTTGGagacaatgataaatcttgctCATTATATTGTGAAGGAAACAGTTATAGCTTTTTTTGCAACAGCATCTGGACTCGAGTGTCAGGTCCttggtcctccagagtaggagtgtacctggatcacagtgcaggtgttctgtccttctacagcgtctctgacaccatgactctcctccacagagtccagaccacattcactcagcctctctatgctggagttagggtttatgatggatccacagctgacttctgtaaactcaaatag